The Mycoplasmopsis equigenitalium genome contains a region encoding:
- the gatB gene encoding Asp-tRNA(Asn)/Glu-tRNA(Gln) amidotransferase subunit GatB, translating to MMQFETIIGIEIHLELNTKTKMFSGALIDFNADPNTKVTPIDIAYPGTLPLLNKEAVVSGIKLAKALKMEIDHLLRFDRKNYFYPDLPKGFQITQQFHPIGKNGALKINVNGKEHLVEIERIHLEEDTARQHHYEEDTFIDYNRAGIPLIEIVTRPVIHSADVAAKYVETIRQIALSQNISDARMEQGSLRADVNLSLRPLGSQLFGTKVEIKNINTISNIKKAIENEIAIQTKKLLGNIKIEQETKRFDEATQTNISMRKKTGAIDYKYFREPNIPSIKLENKFVDGIKLAELPWEKEDRYRKHNINDIYLTRLLNDYKLADFFDGIEYNDLDKKSKILFNEFVAYANSVNKHVTEIGINQEKIKECLEFIDKGVISGKQLKTLVPLLVNASKTVFDLIKENDLMQLSDEKELTKIIDSIITPELKIQYKENPERVIRQISGQLMKITKAKANPVVSNKIIIGRLSDD from the coding sequence ATCGCTTACCCAGGTACCTTACCATTATTAAATAAAGAAGCAGTTGTATCTGGTATTAAACTAGCCAAGGCATTAAAAATGGAAATAGACCATTTACTTCGTTTTGATCGTAAAAATTACTTTTACCCAGATTTGCCCAAAGGTTTTCAAATTACACAACAATTTCACCCCATCGGTAAAAATGGGGCATTAAAAATTAATGTTAATGGTAAAGAACATCTTGTTGAAATTGAAAGAATTCATCTTGAAGAAGATACGGCGCGCCAACACCATTATGAAGAAGATACATTTATCGATTATAACCGTGCCGGAATTCCGTTAATCGAAATTGTTACAAGACCAGTAATTCATAGTGCGGATGTGGCAGCTAAGTATGTTGAAACAATTCGGCAAATTGCGCTTTCGCAAAATATTTCTGATGCCAGAATGGAACAAGGTTCGCTTCGTGCAGATGTTAATTTATCACTTCGTCCTTTAGGTAGTCAACTTTTTGGAACAAAAGTAGAAATTAAAAATATTAATACGATTTCTAACATTAAAAAAGCAATTGAAAATGAAATAGCAATTCAAACTAAAAAGTTGCTTGGAAATATAAAGATTGAACAAGAAACAAAAAGATTTGATGAAGCAACTCAAACTAATATTTCTATGCGTAAAAAAACAGGAGCAATTGATTATAAATATTTCCGTGAACCAAATATTCCAAGCATTAAGCTAGAAAACAAATTTGTTGATGGTATTAAATTAGCGGAATTACCTTGAGAAAAAGAAGATAGATATCGTAAACATAACATTAATGATATTTACTTAACACGTTTATTAAATGACTATAAGTTAGCAGATTTTTTTGATGGAATTGAATATAACGACCTTGATAAAAAGTCGAAAATTTTATTTAATGAATTTGTAGCGTACGCAAATTCGGTCAATAAACACGTAACAGAAATTGGGATAAATCAAGAAAAAATAAAGGAATGTCTTGAATTTATCGATAAAGGTGTAATTTCAGGGAAACAACTTAAAACCCTTGTTCCCTTACTTGTTAATGCTAGCAAAACCGTTTTTGATTTAATTAAAGAAAACGATTTAATGCAGTTGTCTGATGAAAAAGAATTAACAAAAATTATTGATTCTATTATTACTCCAGAATTAAAAATACAATACAAAGAAAATCCTGAACGGGTAATTCGTCAAATTAGCGGGCAGTTAATGAAAATTACCAAAGCCAAAGCAAACCCTGTTGTTTCTAATAAAATAATAATAGGGAGACTTAGTGATGATTAG
- a CDS encoding YihY/virulence factor BrkB family protein translates to MISLSLLKRNEKLRLKEEQREILRSSFSDKISFPKPKHKTLLETVIKFFIKVILLVSIPKKRKLNKNKNKELINTTYSQISSKEFKFIPSSTSFHFLVAFVPIISMVFGLLYLTNTDLAESFKENVLGRIIPGIEKTIEGTSFIGNKISNISAFAIIFASSLFLGSSGFSNLIFTQNYIYKHKNMGNIITNRFKGILIVGSITIFIYLSALTYLITIKLFHLGKNLSSFKLVWSYIFLSFWVIGTLFLGILLLFKMSPTFKLKWKQIIPGVIIASVPMILFTIIFGFISSLFDYGKYGIIGTLLYLSVFIYVLTYFMYLGMIANASYLRTYFTIRTQSKFDWTRIFRKVK, encoded by the coding sequence ATGATTAGTTTAAGTTTGTTAAAAAGAAATGAAAAATTAAGACTTAAGGAGGAACAAAGAGAAATTCTTCGTTCAAGTTTTAGTGATAAAATTTCTTTTCCCAAACCTAAACACAAAACCTTACTCGAAACAGTTATTAAATTTTTTATTAAAGTTATTTTGTTAGTTTCGATTCCTAAGAAGCGTAAACTTAACAAAAATAAAAACAAAGAATTAATTAATACAACTTATTCCCAAATATCTTCAAAAGAATTTAAATTTATCCCAAGCTCAACTTCGTTTCATTTTTTAGTGGCGTTTGTACCAATTATTTCAATGGTGTTCGGATTGCTTTATTTGACAAATACTGATCTAGCTGAAAGTTTTAAGGAAAATGTTTTAGGAAGAATTATTCCTGGAATTGAAAAAACTATTGAAGGCACAAGCTTTATTGGTAACAAGATTTCGAATATTAGTGCCTTTGCCATTATTTTTGCCTCTTCATTATTTTTAGGGTCCAGCGGTTTCTCAAATCTTATTTTTACTCAGAATTATATTTATAAACACAAGAATATGGGTAATATTATTACCAATCGTTTTAAAGGAATTTTGATTGTTGGAAGTATCACGATTTTCATCTATTTATCCGCACTTACTTATCTAATAACAATTAAGTTGTTTCATCTAGGCAAAAACTTATCATCCTTTAAGCTTGTGTGGTCGTATATTTTCCTAAGTTTTTGGGTTATAGGTACATTGTTCTTGGGAATTCTTTTACTTTTTAAAATGTCGCCAACATTTAAACTCAAGTGAAAACAAATCATCCCTGGAGTTATTATTGCGTCTGTGCCAATGATTTTATTTACTATTATTTTCGGATTTATTTCATCATTATTTGATTATGGAAAGTATGGAATAATTGGAACATTGTTATATCTTAGCGTTTTTATTTATGTACTCACATACTTTATGTATCTAGGAATGATTGCTAACGCTTCATATTTAAGAACTTACTTTACTATTAGGACACAAAGCAAGTTTGATTGAACTAGAATTTTTAGAAAAGTTAAATAA
- a CDS encoding adenine phosphoribosyltransferase: MSETNLGKYIRDIKDFPKKGILFKDISPLLANGEALKTTIDKMAVWAQDADVIVGPDARGFLFGTPVAYKLGKPFVMVRKPNKLPGEVVGVDYELEYGTNKLELQKDFIKKGQTVVIVDDVLATGGTTKAIIKLLRNQGAIVKKVILLMELVALKGRELLENEGVEVQTILKY; the protein is encoded by the coding sequence ATGAGCGAAACGAACTTAGGAAAATACATTAGAGATATCAAAGACTTTCCAAAAAAAGGAATCCTTTTTAAAGATATCTCGCCACTATTAGCTAATGGCGAAGCCTTAAAAACAACAATTGACAAAATGGCAGTTTGAGCACAAGATGCTGATGTAATTGTTGGACCAGATGCTAGAGGTTTTTTATTTGGCACACCAGTTGCTTACAAACTTGGAAAACCATTTGTTATGGTTCGTAAACCAAATAAATTACCTGGTGAAGTTGTTGGTGTAGACTATGAACTTGAATATGGAACAAATAAATTAGAGCTACAAAAAGACTTTATTAAAAAAGGTCAAACCGTTGTTATTGTCGATGATGTACTTGCTACAGGCGGAACCACCAAAGCAATTATTAAACTTTTAAGAAATCAAGGAGCAATTGTTAAAAAAGTTATTTTACTAATGGAACTTGTTGCTTTAAAAGGTCGTGAACTTCTTGAAAACGAGGGGGTTGAAGTTCAAACGATTCTTAAATATTAA
- a CDS encoding type III pantothenate kinase encodes MKKLYVDLGNTYLKIFNKTSEISLLERYLVKEEDTSKDLFERILKHTSLKLNYVIYLINVNFKHQELTKLLASKFVVKVPVQEDTLYVQGTNDKAGADIIASIKALDTKNFKPSIIVSMGTFVTITYVDKYENNMFGVSKILIIPGLFRTLMLANNLLQNSVTNVEIIKNIVKKVYSLNTLNAVVFGTVQLFKSGVLGMLEKYKKTHQIFITGGDAWLFEAISWVSVDPFILIKGLDKL; translated from the coding sequence ATGAAAAAGTTATATGTTGATTTAGGGAATACCTACTTAAAAATTTTTAATAAAACAAGTGAAATTTCATTATTAGAGCGTTACCTTGTTAAAGAAGAAGATACAAGCAAAGATCTTTTTGAAAGAATTTTAAAACATACAAGTTTGAAATTAAACTATGTAATTTATTTGATTAATGTTAACTTTAAGCACCAAGAATTAACCAAATTGCTAGCAAGTAAATTTGTTGTTAAAGTACCCGTTCAAGAAGATACTCTTTATGTTCAAGGTACAAATGATAAGGCAGGAGCAGATATTATTGCCTCAATCAAAGCGCTAGACACTAAAAACTTTAAACCAAGCATAATTGTAAGTATGGGTACATTTGTAACAATTACTTATGTTGACAAATACGAAAATAATATGTTTGGTGTAAGTAAAATACTAATTATTCCAGGCCTATTTCGTACTCTAATGTTAGCGAACAATTTATTACAAAATTCAGTAACAAACGTTGAAATTATAAAGAATATTGTTAAAAAAGTGTATTCACTAAATACACTTAACGCGGTTGTTTTTGGTACTGTCCAGCTATTTAAATCTGGAGTATTAGGAATGCTTGAAAAATACAAAAAAACACATCAAATTTTCATTACAGGCGGGGACGCATGATTATTTGAGGCTATAAGCTGAGTGAGTGTTGACCCTTTTATTTTAATTAAAGGTTTGGATAAACTTTAA
- a CDS encoding putative quinol monooxygenase — protein MKFIYAKAVVKSDRVRDFLRIADGLVISSRKEDGNKSYNLIKIDENTFAFIEIWKSQEAINSHVKETAFLEGIEALKDVLVDGELEITVNEIIK, from the coding sequence ATGAAATTTATCTACGCCAAAGCCGTCGTTAAAAGCGACCGCGTCAGAGACTTTTTAAGGATTGCTGATGGCCTTGTTATCAGCTCTCGAAAAGAAGACGGAAACAAAAGTTACAACCTTATCAAAATCGATGAAAATACCTTTGCGTTTATTGAAATTTGAAAATCACAAGAAGCAATTAATAGCCATGTTAAAGAAACAGCATTTCTTGAAGGAATCGAAGCACTTAAAGATGTGTTAGTAGATGGCGAACTAGAAATTACAGTTAATGAAATTATTAAATAA
- a CDS encoding energy-coupling factor transporter ATPase: MITVKNLKFKYSQNSEYALNDVSFHIPEGKYVAIMGHNGSGKSTLSRCLVGLFKPESGTITLDGITISKETLSEIRQKIGIVFQNPDNQFIGASVEDDIAFGLENKQISREEMRETILRLVKKVDMESYLQYEPQNLSGGQKQRVAIASVLALDPKIVIFDEVTSMLDPKGKKEVLALIKDIQTKENKTLISITHDMEEAIKADYCLVFSHGKLIASGHPVDILKNKAVVEEAKIDSPFIYRLSSQIEGIDPTYKEEELIEALCK, encoded by the coding sequence ATGATTACTGTAAAAAACCTAAAATTTAAATATTCACAAAATTCAGAATATGCTTTAAACGATGTTAGCTTTCACATTCCAGAAGGAAAATATGTTGCCATTATGGGACATAATGGTAGTGGTAAAAGTACACTTTCAAGATGTTTGGTTGGGCTTTTCAAACCTGAATCCGGAACTATTACCCTTGATGGTATAACGATTTCAAAAGAAACTTTATCCGAAATAAGACAAAAAATTGGAATCGTTTTTCAAAACCCTGATAACCAATTTATTGGTGCCAGCGTTGAAGACGACATTGCTTTTGGTTTGGAAAATAAACAAATTTCACGCGAAGAAATGCGTGAAACAATTTTACGTTTAGTTAAAAAGGTTGATATGGAATCATATTTGCAATACGAGCCCCAAAACCTTTCTGGGGGACAAAAACAACGTGTTGCTATTGCTAGTGTTCTAGCTTTAGATCCTAAAATAGTAATTTTTGATGAAGTAACATCGATGTTAGATCCAAAAGGAAAAAAAGAAGTTTTAGCCTTAATTAAAGATATTCAAACTAAAGAAAATAAGACATTAATTTCGATTACACACGATATGGAAGAAGCCATTAAAGCAGATTATTGCTTGGTTTTCTCGCATGGAAAATTAATTGCTAGTGGTCATCCAGTTGATATTCTTAAAAACAAAGCTGTTGTTGAAGAAGCGAAAATTGATTCACCTTTTATTTATCGTTTATCTTCACAAATTGAAGGCATTGATCCTACTTATAAAGAGGAAGAATTGATTGAGGCACTATGCAAATAA
- a CDS encoding ATP-binding cassette domain-containing protein, whose product MQIKVNKLTKIFNKKSLLEHTAVQDASFSVKQGEYIGIIGPTGSGKTTFVEHLNALSTPDKGIIEWRFNAQGKFSKRKAKKYDIKDWRNRHEEYWYVENIVFDAAKNRRFKKIKQIRKRVGVVFQFAEYQLFEETVLKDVAFGARAFGASKEEANAKAKTYLEMVGMPEEFWNRSPFGLSGGQKRRVALAGILAIEPEVLIFDEPTAGLDPAGVIDILNIFDKLNQKGKTIIMITHDLDNILEHTKRTVMFNKGKIVYDGDTYELLKDTKFLYENNMQPPRILEFVSKLEARGLKVPRVVDEKELIDFLNTHMAKRGGHEK is encoded by the coding sequence ATGCAAATAAAAGTTAATAAGCTAACTAAGATTTTTAATAAAAAATCACTTCTCGAACACACGGCAGTTCAAGATGCATCTTTTAGTGTAAAACAAGGTGAATATATTGGAATTATTGGTCCTACCGGAAGCGGGAAGACTACTTTTGTTGAACATCTCAATGCACTTTCAACGCCTGATAAAGGAATTATTGAGTGAAGATTTAATGCTCAAGGCAAGTTTTCAAAACGCAAGGCTAAAAAATACGATATTAAAGATTGAAGAAATCGTCACGAAGAGTATTGATATGTTGAAAACATTGTTTTTGATGCTGCTAAAAATAGAAGATTCAAGAAAATTAAACAAATTAGAAAGAGAGTCGGAGTTGTGTTTCAATTTGCGGAATATCAACTTTTCGAAGAAACAGTTTTAAAAGACGTGGCCTTTGGAGCTCGTGCTTTTGGTGCTAGCAAAGAAGAGGCAAATGCTAAGGCTAAGACCTATCTAGAAATGGTCGGGATGCCGGAAGAGTTTTGAAATCGTAGTCCGTTTGGGCTTAGTGGTGGTCAAAAACGTCGTGTTGCACTAGCGGGAATTTTAGCAATCGAACCTGAGGTATTGATTTTCGACGAACCAACCGCAGGATTGGATCCGGCCGGAGTTATTGATATTTTAAATATTTTTGACAAATTGAACCAAAAAGGTAAAACAATTATTATGATTACCCACGACCTAGATAATATTCTTGAACACACAAAACGTACCGTAATGTTTAATAAGGGTAAAATCGTTTATGATGGTGATACTTATGAATTACTTAAAGATACCAAATTCTTGTATGAGAACAATATGCAGCCACCACGTATTCTTGAGTTTGTTAGCAAGCTAGAAGCGCGCGGCCTAAAAGTGCCACGCGTAGTCGACGAAAAAGAATTAATCGATTTTTTAAATACACATATGGCGAAAAGGGGCGGACATGAAAAGTAG
- a CDS encoding energy-coupling factor transporter transmembrane component T family protein, which yields MKSSFGRYIPGNSLVHGMNPMLKIVLNIVYIVLAFLTQNFFVFGILLIPLVAMNIISTKKVLPLLKMWITPIFIGLIVLFINFYLMHYKPSDQTTKTLEYYERFSGGLYANATVHKHVWHEGTFTFSTFAVLKTISIIIRIYIMILATTILTNTTKPIMLTVALEKLMFPLKIFFIPTQIISMIISIALRFIPTLLDETLRIMKAQASRGVDFKHGKFKEKAKSMITLVIPLFVTSFTKAEDLANAMETRGYNPYQKRTRYRKMTYLWQDYLVSFILIGLMVLVICSYAKVNVIPYPTWWLYGFAGF from the coding sequence ATGAAAAGTAGTTTCGGACGTTACATTCCAGGTAATTCGTTAGTTCATGGCATGAACCCAATGTTAAAAATTGTACTTAACATTGTTTATATTGTTTTAGCATTTTTAACACAAAACTTTTTTGTTTTCGGAATTTTATTAATTCCGCTTGTGGCAATGAACATCATTTCAACCAAAAAAGTTTTGCCACTTTTGAAAATGTGAATTACTCCAATTTTTATTGGTTTAATTGTTTTATTTATTAATTTTTACTTAATGCATTACAAACCATCAGATCAAACAACAAAAACTCTAGAGTATTATGAACGTTTTAGTGGTGGTCTTTATGCAAACGCTACTGTTCATAAGCATGTTTGACACGAAGGAACTTTTACGTTTTCAACATTCGCAGTGCTTAAAACTATTTCAATCATTATTAGAATTTACATCATGATTTTAGCAACGACAATTTTAACTAATACAACAAAACCAATTATGTTAACTGTTGCGCTTGAAAAATTAATGTTCCCACTTAAGATATTTTTTATTCCAACCCAAATTATTTCGATGATTATTTCAATTGCCTTACGTTTTATTCCAACCTTACTTGATGAAACTTTAAGAATTATGAAAGCACAAGCATCACGGGGAGTTGATTTTAAACACGGTAAATTTAAAGAAAAAGCAAAATCAATGATTACACTTGTTATTCCTTTATTTGTGACAAGTTTTACTAAAGCGGAAGACTTGGCGAATGCAATGGAAACAAGGGGTTATAATCCTTATCAAAAACGGACAAGATACAGAAAAATGACTTACTTGTGACAAGATTATTTAGTATCATTTATCTTAATTGGTTTAATGGTGCTAGTAATTTGCTCATACGCAAAAGTAAATGTTATTCCTTATCCAACCTGATGATTGTACGGATTTGCAGGTTTTTAG
- the whiA gene encoding DNA-binding protein WhiA gives MTFAHKIKNEIMSKDLALPQLKSLINGMIISSSKQDENFFYVLFNNKKVRTFFIESLKFLEIDYAVILNKKQVIIPNEDYEFKIDFSDKTAFFAGMFLGAGSINKIDSTYYHLQLSTYKEWVAQEVAKILNAYENFDFKVTKQGNKYILYIKKIDAICDFLRAIATPIAYLELENIKIQRDFQNNLNRQGNIDIVNINKTLKANEEFIEMFNFIKKNKLTKYFSDDQLAYFKLRFKNSEWPLSAFVEHLNKSNITITKSGLNHWNKKLKSLYNQLKMYNNDSFRKEKNV, from the coding sequence ATGACTTTTGCGCACAAAATTAAAAATGAAATAATGAGTAAAGATCTTGCTTTACCACAACTTAAATCATTAATTAATGGAATGATTATTTCTTCCTCAAAACAGGACGAAAATTTTTTTTATGTGCTTTTCAATAATAAAAAGGTTCGTACCTTTTTTATTGAAAGTCTCAAGTTTTTGGAAATTGACTATGCTGTAATTCTTAATAAAAAACAAGTTATTATCCCGAATGAAGATTATGAGTTCAAAATTGATTTTAGCGACAAGACAGCTTTTTTTGCTGGAATGTTTTTGGGTGCGGGTTCAATTAATAAAATTGACTCAACATATTACCATTTACAACTAAGCACGTACAAAGAATGGGTAGCACAAGAAGTTGCTAAGATTCTTAATGCTTACGAAAATTTTGATTTTAAAGTAACCAAACAAGGTAATAAATATATTTTGTATATCAAAAAAATTGATGCAATCTGTGATTTTTTGCGAGCAATTGCCACGCCAATTGCTTATTTAGAACTTGAAAATATTAAAATTCAAAGAGACTTTCAAAATAACTTAAATCGCCAAGGGAATATTGATATTGTTAACATTAACAAAACTCTCAAAGCAAATGAAGAGTTTATCGAAATGTTTAATTTTATTAAAAAAAATAAACTAACAAAATATTTTAGTGATGATCAATTAGCGTATTTTAAGTTGCGTTTTAAAAATAGTGAATGACCACTTAGTGCTTTTGTCGAGCACTTAAATAAGAGTAATATTACCATTACTAAAAGCGGACTTAATCATTGGAATAAAAAACTAAAATCTTTGTATAATCAATTAAAAATGTATAATAATGACAGTTTTCGAAAGGAGAAAAATGTTTAA
- a CDS encoding MAG0110 family membrane protein: MFKNINTQNKAEYDEFLTETQTKTKSRSILSGALLWVALGLIFLALFTYLEAKTMFFANMVENNTQTVVIVGIIAIIFILIGNFTVYFMPWWLVLIYYITFTMVEGIYIGYILLYAFQDFTTAEFTLLLAIPGGAVLIMGLLGYFNVINFGKIWPLILGLFIAILVFGIISYFVSNHLYFAMYASIGFLAYSLMIGFQVWKIKRMDEDYIGAASLSFGDYMKTTLIIGTSLLVSILELIRYTFILIKLAKVFKN; encoded by the coding sequence ATGTTTAAAAATATTAACACTCAAAACAAAGCTGAGTATGACGAGTTTTTAACAGAAACGCAAACAAAAACCAAATCAAGAAGCATTCTTAGTGGTGCTTTACTTTGGGTTGCGCTCGGTTTAATTTTTCTTGCCTTATTTACTTATCTTGAAGCAAAAACAATGTTCTTTGCTAATATGGTAGAAAATAATACGCAAACAGTTGTAATTGTTGGTATCATTGCAATTATTTTCATTTTGATTGGTAACTTTACAGTTTACTTTATGCCTTGGTGATTAGTTTTAATTTACTATATAACGTTCACTATGGTTGAAGGAATTTATATTGGTTATATACTTCTTTATGCTTTTCAAGATTTTACCACAGCTGAGTTTACATTACTTTTAGCGATCCCTGGTGGAGCTGTTTTAATTATGGGGTTATTAGGATACTTCAATGTAATTAATTTTGGAAAGATTTGACCTCTAATTCTTGGACTATTTATTGCAATTTTAGTGTTTGGAATTATTTCGTATTTTGTATCAAATCATCTTTACTTTGCAATGTATGCGTCAATTGGATTTTTAGCATATTCATTAATGATTGGTTTCCAAGTTTGAAAAATTAAACGCATGGATGAAGATTATATCGGTGCTGCCTCGTTATCATTTGGTGATTATATGAAAACAACCTTGATTATTGGAACATCGCTTTTAGTTTCAATTCTTGAATTAATTCGTTATACATTTATCTTAATTAAACTTGCTAAAGTTTTTAAAAATTAA
- a CDS encoding phosphate acetyltransferase, which translates to MNFVKYLETQVKKLNTKTIVLIDGQDQRTKEAAEILKKYKNIKTILLTDKPIKSSELTYLNINDDPAKIAKYVEDYVVIRKGKETKEQAQVNLQQLPYYAMMMLHNDEVDAVVGGLNYSTADILRAAFKAIGPKAGVKTISSLMIMHKGSENYIFGDISINIKPTEDQLVEIAQNTANFAKSLNIEPKVAFLSFSTNFSAKSDESILVHNATEKYNSLNQENIAIGDVQFDAAFDTKVRAAKYKLPSFEGRANIFIFPTLDAGNIGYKIAQRLGGFGAIGPIVTGTKKVVNDLSRGSSVDDVVNTVLISALQTEAK; encoded by the coding sequence ATGAATTTTGTTAAATACTTGGAAACCCAGGTAAAAAAACTTAATACCAAAACCATTGTTTTAATTGATGGCCAAGATCAAAGAACCAAAGAAGCGGCCGAAATTCTTAAGAAATATAAAAACATTAAAACAATTTTACTTACTGATAAACCAATTAAAAGTAGCGAATTAACCTACTTAAACATTAATGATGATCCTGCAAAAATTGCTAAATATGTGGAAGATTATGTAGTAATTCGCAAAGGTAAGGAAACCAAAGAACAAGCTCAAGTTAATCTTCAACAATTGCCTTACTATGCAATGATGATGTTGCATAATGATGAAGTTGATGCTGTTGTTGGTGGTTTAAATTACTCAACTGCTGATATTTTGCGCGCCGCTTTTAAAGCGATTGGTCCTAAAGCCGGTGTTAAAACAATTTCAAGTTTAATGATTATGCATAAAGGTAGTGAAAATTACATTTTTGGTGACATCTCTATCAATATTAAACCTACTGAAGATCAACTTGTAGAGATTGCGCAAAACACCGCTAATTTTGCAAAAAGTTTAAATATCGAACCAAAAGTGGCATTTTTATCATTTTCTACTAATTTCTCAGCCAAAAGTGACGAGTCGATTTTAGTGCATAACGCAACTGAGAAATACAATTCATTAAATCAAGAAAACATTGCTATTGGTGATGTTCAATTTGATGCTGCGTTTGATACAAAAGTAAGAGCAGCAAAGTATAAATTACCTAGTTTTGAAGGAAGAGCAAATATTTTCATTTTTCCAACTTTAGATGCCGGAAATATTGGTTATAAAATAGCTCAACGTTTAGGTGGATTTGGTGCAATTGGACCAATTGTTACTGGAACCAAAAAAGTTGTTAATGACTTATCACGTGGCTCAAGTGTTGATGATGTTGTTAATACAGTTTTAATTAGCGCTCTCCAAACGGAGGCAAAGTAA
- a CDS encoding acetate/propionate family kinase codes for MSKILVINAGSSSIKLALFEKQDYKLISSGLAERITLPMGNISIKFNGEKIEKDVVMPNHKVAVEHILQMLSEHKIIKDAKEIEYIGFRVVQGGPYFDKASKLGEKEIKLVEKASIYAPLHNPGAVQAMWAFKEVMPKAKMSVNFDTAFHTTINKVNNTYPIPKELSEKYGVKKYGAHGISHRYVTLTLQKILNKDKVNFVNLHIGNGASLCAIKDSKSFDTSMGLTPLAGIMMGTRSGDIDPSIHEFIMNQSGMNIQEFTNALNKKSGLLGVSGISSDMRDVQSAAKKGDKNALFALDLYAQKIADYTAIYANKIGGNPDAIVFTAGIGENVASVRQNVIDRLHFKNIKLDHEVNTSGVKGGYTLISTPDSEVKVYVIPTNEELLIAKDAIKLYS; via the coding sequence ATGTCAAAAATTTTAGTTATAAATGCTGGAAGCAGCTCAATTAAACTTGCTTTATTTGAAAAGCAAGACTACAAATTGATTTCTAGTGGATTGGCGGAAAGAATCACTCTTCCGATGGGAAATATTTCTATTAAGTTTAATGGTGAAAAAATCGAAAAAGATGTTGTGATGCCAAATCACAAGGTTGCTGTTGAACATATATTACAAATGCTTTCGGAACATAAAATAATTAAAGATGCAAAAGAAATTGAATATATTGGTTTTAGAGTAGTGCAGGGCGGCCCATATTTTGATAAAGCATCAAAACTTGGTGAAAAAGAAATTAAACTTGTAGAAAAAGCTTCAATTTATGCGCCATTGCATAATCCTGGGGCAGTGCAAGCGATGTGGGCTTTTAAAGAAGTGATGCCAAAAGCCAAAATGTCTGTTAACTTTGATACGGCCTTTCACACAACAATAAACAAGGTAAATAACACATACCCAATTCCTAAAGAATTAAGTGAAAAATACGGTGTTAAAAAATATGGAGCACATGGTATAAGTCATCGTTATGTCACACTTACTTTGCAAAAGATTTTAAATAAAGATAAAGTAAATTTTGTAAATTTACATATAGGAAACGGCGCCAGTCTTTGCGCGATTAAGGATTCAAAATCATTTGATACTTCAATGGGATTGACACCGCTTGCAGGTATTATGATGGGCACAAGAAGTGGGGATATTGATCCTTCAATTCATGAATTTATTATGAATCAAAGCGGTATGAATATTCAAGAATTTACTAATGCTCTAAATAAAAAATCAGGACTTTTAGGAGTTAGTGGTATTTCAAGTGATATGCGTGATGTTCAATCAGCAGCAAAAAAAGGAGATAAAAATGCTTTATTTGCACTAGATTTATATGCGCAAAAAATTGCAGATTATACCGCAATTTATGCTAATAAAATTGGTGGTAATCCTGATGCTATTGTCTTTACTGCCGGAATCGGCGAAAATGTTGCTAGTGTACGTCAAAATGTAATAGATAGATTACATTTTAAAAATATTAAACTAGATCATGAAGTTAATACGAGTGGTGTTAAAGGGGGGTATACCCTTATCTCTACACCAGATTCTGAAGTTAAAGTTTATGTTATTCCAACGAATGAAGAGTTATTAATCGCAAAAGACGCAATTAAGTTGTATAGTTAA